Proteins encoded in a region of the Planococcus citri chromosome 1, ihPlaCitr1.1, whole genome shotgun sequence genome:
- the LOC135832239 gene encoding glucose dehydrogenase [FAD, quinone]-like, which produces MTPFNRNTTLAVVFIALVFKCAHSFLLLPLLGASLYQAYLEQGINFRENIFLGDKPILEEYDFIVVGAGPGGAVVANRLSEVGHWKILLLEAGEDEHIYTDIPAIAAHWSFSNFNWGYKAERTANACLAMVDQRCPWPRGKGMGGSSILNYMIYTRGHRQDYDDYAAAGNHGWGYDDVLPYFLKSENNSIPEYENSTYHSHNGYLHVERPRHKTILVDAFLEGGKELGYETIDYTEPTQHGFSRIQATTRKGRRCSASKAYLKSVKFRRNLHVSIQSRVTKILIDPQTKNAYGVEFVKKRRKRVVFARKEVILSAGSLNSPQLLMLSGIGPKEHLKELNIPVIQDLRVGENLNEHYTTVGLSFLINQTGAALLEKRLTLKVFADWLNNGRNLLTIPGGVEGIGYTRTKYATESGQRPDMEFIFASASLASDHGDIRRSFGVSDCYFDQILRHYQNKDTWTILPMLLHPRTRGKILLRDKNPWHAPKFFYNYFEDEHDLKVMVEGVKEIIKLSETNAFQRIGTKLNPARLPQCSQHAYKSDEYWGCFIRYFTGTLHHQCGTCKMGPSTDKSAVVDPELRVYGINNLRVVDSSIFPKVPGAHLYAPTLMVGEKASDMIRKHWLKIEGINYTTTPLPTDRYYKTSTVPCLSINNQTYYLNNNT; this is translated from the coding sequence ATGACTCCATTCAACAGAAACACAACGTTAGCCGTGGTTTTCATCGCCTTGGTCTTTAAATGCGCGCATTCTTTCCTACTGCTACCTCTGCTAGGAGCGTCGTTATACCAGGCGTATCTCGAACAAGGCATAAACTTTCGCGAAAACATATTCTTAGGCGATAAACCAATTTTAGAAGAATACGATTTCATTGTAGTAGGTGCAGGACCCGGAGGCGCCGTAGTGGCAAACCGGCTGAGCGAAGTCGGTCATTGGAAAATTCTTTTACTGGAAGCCGGCGAAGATGAACATATCTACACCGATATTCCGGCTATCGCAGCTCAttggagtttttcaaatttcaattgggGATACAAGGCAGAACGAACGGCAAACGCTTGTTTGGCGATGGTTGACCAGCGTTGCCCTTGGCCTAGAGGTAAAGGAATGGGCGGTAGTAGTATTTTAAATTACATGATATACACACGTGGTCATCGACAAGACTACGACGATTACGCGGCGGCGGGTAATCACGGATGGGGCTACGACGATGTTCTGCCGTATTTCCTCAAGTCCGAGAACAACTCGATACCAGAATACGAAAACTCGACTTATCATTCGCACAACGGATACTTGCACGTGGAAAGACCTCGGCATAAGACCATCTTGGTCGACGCATTCCTCGAAGGAGGCAAAGAACTAGGATATGAAACCATCGACTATACAGAACCAACGCAGCACGGTTTCTCCAGAATTCAAGCGACGACTCGAAAAGGACGCAGATGTAGCGCCAGCAAAGCGTACTTAAAATCCGTCAAATTTCGTAGGAATTTACACGTATCCATACAAAGTCGAGTAACCAAAATTCTAATTGATCCTCAAACGAAAAACGCGTACGGCGTAGAATTTGTTAAAAAACGAAGGAAACGAGTAGTATTTGCCAGGAAAGAAGTCATCTTATCGGCCGGATCGTTGAATTCGCCTCAGTTACTAATGCTTTCTGGAATAGGACCTAAAGAACACTTGAAAGAATTGAACATACCGGTAATTCAAGATCTCAGGGTAGGTGAGAATCTCAACGAACACTATACCACCGTCGGCTTGTCGTTTTTAATCAATCAAACCGGAGCTGCGTTGCTAGAAAAGCGTCTAACTTTGAAAGTATTTGCTGACTGGTTGAACAACGGAAGAAATCTGCTAACTATACCTGGTGGCGTTGAAGGAATAGGATATACGCGAACGAAATACGCTACAGAATCGGGTCAGCGTCCAGACATGGAATTCATATTTGCGTCCGCTTCGTTAGCGTCGGATCACGGCGACATTAGACGAAGTTTCGGCGTCAGCGATTGTTACTTCGATCAAATTCTGCGACATTATCAAAACAAAGACACGTGGACGATTTTGCCAATGTTACTTCATCCACGAACCAGAGGTAAAATTTTACTTCGCGATAAGAATCCTTGGCACGCGCCGAAATTCTTTTACAACTACTTCGAAGACGAACATGATCTCAAAGTAATGGTCGAAGGAGTCAAAGAGATTATCAAACTCAGCGAAACCAACGCATTCCAAAGAATCGGTACGAAACTAAATCCTGCGCGTTTGCCACAATGTTCGCAGCATGCTTATAAATCTGACGAATACTGGGGCTGTTTTATACGATACTTCACCGGAACACTGCATCATCAATGCGGTACATGCAAAATGGGTCCTAGCACCGACAAATCAGCAGTAGTCGATCCCGAATTACGAGTTTACGGTATAAACAATTTACGCGTCGTAGATTCGTCAATATTTCCCAAAGTACCCGGCGCTCATCTATACGCGCCAACGCTGATGGTCGGAGAAAAAGCATCTGATATGATAAGAAAACATTGGTTAAAAATAGAAGGCATTAATTATACGACCACTCCTTTACCAACAGATAGGTATTATAAAACTAGTACCGTTCCATGTTTGAGCATCAACAATCAAACGTATTACCTGAATAATAACACGTGA